The DNA segment TCCACTCGATATTTTGTTCGGTGTCTTCTGTGAGAAATGATTCATGCTCTTCCAGTGTAGACATATATCTCCCTCCCCTCCTGAATAAGGCTCTTTTATTTTGACACTCCTTGAAAAATATATACATCTGATAAGCTTGGTTGGTTTACCTTAAAAGAGAGTAACTAAACAATCAATTGATTCTCCTGAAATAATAATCTGTGCCTTTCGCCCTTCCTGCATTTAAAGGGCAAGAATATCGAAGATCAGGCCGAATCTTTGGGTTTGAGATAAAAAGATTTAAAATTTAACTTAAAGAGAAGGTTATAATAACAATAGTTTATGCAAACAGATAAACACGCTTCTGTTTGCGATGGAGGAATAAGATGAATATTCTTGTGACAGGATTTAATGGTAAAGTTGGTTTTGAGGTGGCCCAAAAACTAAAAGAAAAAGCGATCCCCATAAAATGTGCAGTTAGAAATGTGGAGAAGGCTAAATTGGATTATGGTGATGCTTATGAATTTGTTAGGCTCGATTTTTCAGATTCAAGCACATTTGATACCGCATTAAACCAAATCGATAAAATATTTCTGATTTATCCGCCAGGCGACAAGATTGAGTTTGAACGTTTTTTGCATCAGGCAAAACAAAAAGGGATCAAGCACATTGTCTATTTGTCCGTTAAAGATGTTCAATTCTTACCTTTTATCCACCATTTTAAAAATGAAAAGTTACTAAAAAGGCTGGGTGTTCCTTATACCTTTATTCGTGCAGGGTATTTTATGCAAAATTTAAATGATTTTCTAGGAGATGAAATCAAAGAGAGACAGCGAATCTTTATACCTGCCGGGAAAGGAAAGACCAGCTTTGTAGATACAAGGGATCTTGCTGAGGTGGCCATGATAGCTTTACAAGATACGGAAAATCATCAAAATAATAAATATGTGATTACAGGAGATGAGGCATTAGACTTTTATAGAGTAGCCGACATCATGACCGAGGTGCTGCACGTTAATATTGAGTACACCAATCCTTCTGTAAAAGAGTTTAAAGGATTTATGCTCGAGAAAGGGGTAAAAGAAGAATTTATCAATGTAGTTATCGGTATTCATTTCCCAACAAAACTGGGACTGGCTAAAGGAATTACGTATGATTATGAAAAAATTACGAATAAGAAACCAACGGAAATTAAGACTTACATTAAGGATTATAAAGGGAATTGGATGTAAATGTTCTATTCAATCATCGGGCGGCGCAATTCTGGAGCAAAGAATTGCGCTTTTCTTAATGTATCGGGCCAGATTGTTCAGTAATTATCCTGTTAAAATTTCTGATTTAATGGAGGAAATTAGCGTGATAGCAGAAAGTGAAAAAGAAACTTCGATACTGAAATAACATAGTTAATCTATCGGTGCTTTTTTTCATGCAATTGGTCGCTTTTATTGTTAGATAAAAGCGACCCTTTTCTTGAACAAAGAACAACCTTGATTAGATAGTCTTCAAAGCCGTTCTTAAGTATAAAGAAAATCTTTAAAGTAAAGCTCATACAAATATAAATAACCTGTAAAGTAACATTCTTCCCTAAAGATACCTTGATATGGTCCCTTAACTTAACGGGACGACGGTTGCGGCTCACGCTAACCATACCCGCTTTTATTTATGGGGAACAAATGCCATCCTGCAAGACGGCAAGCAGCCAAAAATGGGTTAGGGAGAAAGTTGGAAAATTAATATAGTGGATGAAAAGCAGTGGAATCGAATTAAGGAAGAATTACGACATGAATATTTAACACTTTTGGAACTGAATGGAATAAACTTCTTGCCAATGAAATTTCAGGTTCTTTGGCTCATTCAGCAGCATATCATCTTGGAGCTATACGGCAAATGTTAAAAGTAGTCAGGGATAGTTAAAAGGTTTCATAGGGAAGTTTACTGTGTTCCATTATACCAGCTAATAGAAGGTCAACAGGTAGGACTAAAAAAGATAAAAAAGTCATATTACAATAAAATTGACCAAAGAAGCTTCAAAAAAATGATTTTGAAGTTTTTGATTGAAATGTATATTATTAGTTAATCCTCTTTACGCTTTAATAATGCATATATCCAATGAATGAGCTTGTTTGCGCATGCAATGATAGCGACTTTGTGTGGTTTGCCTTCTTCAAATATGCTGGCAGAAGCTAAAGTAGAGCTTCCGACCATCATGAAAAGGGGCGGACATGATGATGCAGCAACCACAATGATTTACACACACGTAACCAATAAAATGAAAAAAGATGCCCCTGTTCAAATTTCTAATTTGTACAGGAACATCTTGGAAAAAATACAGTTTTAAAAATTAATGTGAGGGTTTTGTGAGGTTTCTCTATTTTCGCCCTTATTTAATCCCTCGAAACCCTTCCATATAAGGGATTATAGGATATTTAGAAAGTACTACAAGTACCCTTTTTCTTTTAATGAGATAAACTTCCGATCGCCTATCACTAAATGATCTAGTAATTCGATTCCAATCATCTTACCACATTCTTGCAATCTCCTAGTAACATGGATATCTTCTTGAGACGGCGTGGGGTCGCCGCTAGGATGGTTATGGGCACAAATAATCGAAGCAGCCGATCGCTTGACTGCTTCTTTGAAGACTTCGCGAGGATGTACGATTGAGGCATTCAAGCTCCCTATAAAAATCGTTTGCCTATGCAGAACCTGATTCTTCGTGTTGAGAAACAGTACGATAAAATGCTCTTGTTTAAGTTCCCGCATTTCTTCCATAACAAAATCAGCCCCGTCCTCTGGACTGCGAATCATGTATCGTTCAACAGGTTTCATTTGTTGAATTCTCCGGCCAAGCTCAATCGCTGAAAGAATAAGAACAGCCTTTGCCGATCCAATCCCTCGAATAGCTGTTAATTCTTCAATTGTTGCGTCCTTCAAGAGCATAACGCCTTCGAAATGAATCAATAATCTCTGGGCAAGAGAAGTTACAGACTCCTGTCTCGTACCACTGCCGAGTAAAATAGCTAATAGTTCTTGGTTTGATAAATGGGTAGCTCCAAGCTCTATTAGCCTCTCTCTAGGACGATCCTGCTTTGGTACATCTTTGATCATGATACTCGTTTCAGACATTGACGGCTCGCTTCCTCTCCTATTCATTCCTCAAAAGTAAGAAAATCAGCCAGGTTTGATCATGAAAGTATCAAGTTCACGTGCCAGTCTTGACATCGGCAGACCTACAACATTATTGTAATCTCCCTCTATTTTTTCAACTAAAAGTGCTCCAGCACCTTGAATTCCGTAGCTTCCTGCCTTATCCCATGATTCCTCTTTTCCTAAATACCATTCCATCTTTGCCTGTGACAACGAAAGAAGATATACATTTGTACATACAGCAAAGGACACCCAATGATTGAAATCCCTTATAGAGACCCCAGTATAGACGGAATGGCGCTTACCACTAAGTTGTTTCAGCATGGAATATGCATCTTTATAGCTTTTGGGCTTGCCTAATACTTGTCCTCCCTGGCAGACAACCGTATCAGCGGTAACGACAACCTCGTTTGTCGAACTTGGGATTGCTTGATTTTTTTGTTCGGCAAGGTACTGCACAACATCCTCTGGATGCGTATCTTCCGGAATCACCTCATCATAAAGACTGGGACGTACTTCAAAGGTAAAACCCACTTGCTTCATGAGCTCTTTTCTGCGCGGCGAAGCTGAACCTAATACTAGTCTTGGCAAAACCCACACCCTTTCTTCTTTTGAGGTACTAACAGTTTACACAAAAGACGGCTTGACTAGGATTTCGTATTTTCTGTTTCTTATCATTAAATTCATAAATAAAAAGCTAATATTCAACAGTAGTAGTTGAAATTCTTTATTGCCTTACGAAATAGTAGTAAATATATTAGCTGTTTTTCATTTTTTCAAGTGCGTTTCCGAACATTAGCCAACTTATCCCATTCTCCCCTTCATTTGACCATGTTTTTAATGCATTTAAGAAGTCGCCGTTAGCGTGCTCTGTCTCCTGCCATGCTTGCATAAGCTGTTTACGTTCTTCCAAAGGGACAGAAGCTAGTGACTGGCTTTCCATGTGTTGAACAATGGTTTCCACAATAGACGATTGGGCTTCAGAAACTTCTGCACTTCCCCCTGCGACAGACCAGGATTTGGTATAGGTAGGAATATCTGAAGCCGATAGTTCTGCGGCTAATAATTCTATAGCAGCCTGATCATGATTACTACCTGCCATTAAGTAAAATTGGGAATCTCTCTCCCACACTACTGAAGGGACTGATTGGTCAGCTAGATTTTCTTTCCACTCATTTGCTTTACTTTCAGTTGAATAAACACCAACCTGTACGATTGTTGCTTCAAAACTTGGGTACTCGACAGTGACCATGCTTACAGGATCTGAGGGAACGGCAGAAGCGCCTGCATTAGCTGGTTCATTTGGAGAACTAGTGTTGTCACCCGTAACCGATACAAACATACGTAACAATAGGAAACCAAGAGCTAAACTTATGATGAGTGCTGTAATGACAGATAACATTATGTTTTTCATAAAAGGGGGGCCGTTTATTTTCTTTCCTTTATAAGGCATCTCATGTACATGCATGTGGGAAGAGTCTCCTCTATATTCAGGGGACTCTTTAACATCGGCAGCCGCCGCTTGTTCACGCTTGGCTTGTAAGATCTCTTGTTTCACCGGTTCTTCTCGTTTACGTAAAGAAATAGAAATTTTATTTTTTTGGCTCATCCTATATCACTCCTGCAATGGTTTCTACCAACCCTATCACAGAAGTTTTAAAAAACTAGCTGAATTTTGTCGTGTGTCCTTCGACAAGTTTCCTTTCTATTAAAAGAAACGAATCACATACCAATCAATGATCAATGTACCGGAATAAAAGGCGATTGTCGTTCCCGCGACAATAAAAGGGGCAAACGGGATTGGGTTCTTTTTTGAGATAACACGGGTTATAAGCAGCCATATACTAGCTATAGTGGCCAACACAGTTGCCAGAAAGAAAGAGAGTAGTAAAAGATTCGTTCCCATAGCCAAACCGATTAATCCGAACAGCTTCATATCACCACCACCCATCCCTCCACGGCTGATGATAATAATTAAGCCTGTCCCAGCAATCCCAACAAACACTCCCAGTAAGGAGGACCACCATGGTGTCAGGGGAGTAAATGTTCGATAAATTATGATCGGTACTAAGAAAAATAGCAACACCTTATCAGGGATGATCATATAGTTTAAATCACTTACAATGATGATATGGAATAACGACATTAACAACAGCGCTAAAACTAACTCCCTTTGGAATCCTAATATAAGGTAACTGCACATAAAAGTTAATCCACTCACAGATTCCATTATAGGGTACATTTTAGGGATATCTCGGTTGCAATATCGGCATCGTCCATTTAACAAGAGGTAAGATAATAGGGGGATGAGTTCTAGCCATGTAAGCTTGTGTAGGCACTTTGGACAGTATGATCGTTTCTGTGTAAATAATTCTCCTTTTGGAACCCGAAGCCCAACAACATTAAAGAAAGAGCCGAGCACAAGTCCTAGAATAAAAAAATAAACTATGAAAGTATTTTCCATCAACTTTACTCCTCATCTTTAAAAGTATTTAATTTTTATAAGAAAGGGGGATCACTTTGGTTTTAGGGGAAACAGAGGAAAGGATAATGCAAGAAAAGGGGGGAAGAATGATTTACGTAAATCATATACAAAGTGGCAGAGAGACTGCCAGGCTACCGAGTTTGCAGTCACCCCCCCTATCAAAATTTTTTAACTAGTACACTCAAATTAATAATATATTATCATAACGGACCTTTTCTTTCAAAATTTTTCCTGATTTCGGAAATAAAGTATAAAGAACCCGTTATAAGCAGGACATCTTTCTCATTCATAGAACGACATATTCCCTCAACGGCCCTGTTGCCATCTATACATACATGTTTAGTATGACTAGTTGATAGCCAAGCAATTTCTTCTGCTTGCATTGCCTTAGGAAAGTCGAACTGAGTAAACCACATCTCATTCGCAATTTCTTCAAGCTGGGCCACCATCTTCTTAACTGGTTTGTCACGTAACGCAGAATATAAAATAATGATTTTCCTATCTGAGTAATGCCGTTTCATGGTATCTACGAGCGCTTGGGTCCCTTCTTGGTTATGTGCTCCATCAAGAATGACGAGAGGCTGTCCTGACACTTTTTCAAAACGGGCCGGCCAGCGAGCTGACTCGATTCCGCCTGCATATAATTCCCGTTCGACCTTATACCCGAGTTCTTTAAGGACCTCCATAGCAAACAAGGCCAGAGAAGCATTTTTCACTTGATGAACACCCATCATCTTCGTTACATAAGGCGGGGATTGATAGCCAGCAGTGGAAAAGGAAAAAACTTCTCCGTGATCTGAACTGGTTTCATGTTGATAATGGAAACTTTCCCCGATAATATCTAGTGGTGCGTGCTGCATTGCCGCCTGCTGCTGTATGACTTCAATAACATCTTCACGTTCCGCTCCAGTTATCACGGGAACATCCTCTTTTATAATCCCTGCTTTTTCGTAGGCGATTTGTTCATAACTGTCACCTAAAATCGCCATGTGGTCTAATCCTATATTTGTAATCATAGATAGGACAGGGAGAATGATGTTTGTTGAATCTAAACGTCCACCAAGGCCTGTCTCAAACAAAACAAAATCCAATGGCTGACGGGAAAAATACAAGATCGCTATCGCTGTAATCACTTCAAATTCAGTCGGTTCTCCCCACTCTGTATCACCTAACTCGTCGGCAAGTGGCTGAACATCCATGACGAGGCTGGCAAGATCTTCATCATCAATCGGTAAACCGTTGATACTTATTCGTTCGTTAAATCGAGTAATATAAGGGGATGTAAATGTACCTACCGTGCAGCCTTGCTCTTGCAGAAGATTTCTTAAGAAAGTCAGCGTTGAACCTTTCCCATTTGTCCCAGCCAGGTGAATAGAGATGAGTTTCTGTTCTGGGTGGCCTAGCTTCTCCATCATCCATTCCATCCGTTTTAACCCTGGTTTAATTTTGAATTTTTCACGTGAATGGATCCACTGTATTGCATCATGATAATTCATCGATATAACCTTCCTTCGAAAAAAGAGGAGAGTATTCATCTGAATACCCTCCCGTATCCGTACCTTATGCTTTTAATTCTTTCATTCGAGCTTCTACCTTCGCCCGTTTATCCAAGTAGTCCTGCTCTTTTGTCCTCTCTTCTTCGACAACCTGTTCAGGTGCTTTGCTAACAAAGCCTTCATTGGAAAGTTTCTTTTGTACTCGTTCCACTTCCTTATCCCATTTTTGCCGTTCTTTTTCCAACCGTTTAATTTCATCATCAATGTTAATCAGCCCGGCAAGGGGAAGATAAAGCTCTGCACCTGTGATAACGGCCGACATTGCTTTTTCAGGTGCTTTAAGTTCTGTTGCGATTACAAGTTCACTCGGATTGCAAAAACGCTCTAAATAGCTACGATTCTTCTCAAGCTCAGCAACAACCGTGTCATCCTTCGCCTGAACCATCAGCTGTATTTCTTTAGACATTGGTGTATCTACTTCAGCACGGATGTTACGTACAGAACGAATAATCGATACAAGCCGCTCCATCTCTTGGACAGCCGTTTCGTTATGAAACTCCTCTTTGACCTGTGGCCAAGCAGCTTGGGTGATGGACTCCCCTTCGTGTGGGAGGTGCTGCCAAATCTCTTCTGTGATAAATGGCATAAATGGATGCAGCATACGCATAATTTGATCTAAAGTATAAGCCAGAATCGAGCGTGTTGTATGAATGCGTGCTTCATCTTCTCCATAAAGCGGCAGTTTTGCCATTTCAATATACCAGTCACAAAATTCATCCCAGATGAAATTGTATAAGTGACGGCCTGCTTCACCAAATTCATATCTGTCAATGTTTCGTGTAACTTGTTCGATCGTTTCATTCAACCTCGTTAAAATCCAATCATCAGCAACCGACTTTTCTCCCGTTATATCAATCTCCTCATAGGTTAAGTCACCCATATTCATTAAGGCAAAACGTGAAGCGTTCCAAATCTTGTTGGCAAAATTCCATGTCGATTCAACCTTTTCCCATTGGAAGCGGAGATCTTGCCCAGGTGCTGACCCCGTTGAAAGGAAATAACGTAAGGAATCCGCACCATACTTTTCAATGACATCCATCGGGTCAACGCCATTACCAAGCGACTTACTCATCTTGCGGCCCTCTGCATCCCGCACGAGCCCATGAATGAGAACGTCTTCAAATGGACGGCGGTCTGTGAATTCGATCGATTGGAAGATCATTCGGCTGACCCAGAAAAAGATAATGTCATAGCCAGTCACAAGAACATTTGTCGGGAAAAAGCGCTTGAAATCTTCACTGTCTTCACCAGGCCAGCCCATAGTTGAAAACGGCCATAAAGCGGAAGAAAACCAAGTATCAAGTACATCTTCATCTTGCTCCCAATTTTCACTATCCTCTGGTGCTTGTTTTCCTACATGAATTTCACCTGTTTCTTTATGATACCAGGCAGGGATTCTGTGCCCCCACCATAATTGACGGGAAATACACCAGTCACGAATATTCTCCATCCAGCGCAGATATGTTTTTTCAAAACGGTCCGGAACGAAACTAACTTTGTCGTCACTGCCTTGAAGTTTTATTGCCTCTTTCGCAAGCGGCTCCATGTTAACAAACCACTGCGTAGATAAATAAGGCTCAACTACAGCGCCACTACGCTCAGAATGACCGACCGAATGCAAATGGTCTTCAATCTCAAAAAGGACACCCTCTCCTTGAAGATGTTTTACAATTTGCTTACGGCAGTCAAAACGATCCATGCCTTGATACTTTTCTGCCTTTTCATTCATCGTTCCATCTTCGTTCATCACAAGGACACGCTCTAGGTTGTGTCGATTCCCAATTTCAAAGTCATTCGGGTCATGGGCTGGCGTGATCTTCACGGCCCCTGAACCAAATTCCATATCTACATAATCATCTGCTACAATATCCAACTCACGACCAATAATCGGCAAGACAGCCTTTTTGCCAATTAAATGCTTATAACGTTCATCTTCAGGATGTACGGCAATTGCAGTATCTCCAAGCATCGTCTCTGGTCTAGTTGTAGCGATTTCTATGGAACCTTCTCCTTCTTTTAGCGGGTAGCGCATATGGTAAAAGGCGCCTTGAACATCCTTATATTCCACTTCAATATCAGACAAGGCGGTTTTTGTTGCGGGATCCCAGTTGATGATGTATTCTCCACGGTAAATCAGATCTTTTTCATATAGCTTTACAAAAACTTCTTTAACCGCTTCAGATAAACCATCATCAAGCGTAAAGCGCTCACGAGAATAATCTAACCCAAGGCCCAACTTTTCCCATTGTGTACGAATAAATTGGGCATATTCTTTTTTCCATTCCCATGATTTTTCCAAGAAGTTCTCGCGACCAAGGTCATAGCGTGTTGTTCCTTGTTCCTTGAGTTTGGCTTCAACCTTCGCCTGTGTGGCAATACCAGCATGGTCCATGCCGGGAAGCCATAACACATCATACCCTTGCATCCGCTTTACACGGGTCAAAATATCCTGCAGTGTCGTATCCCAAGCGTGGCCTAAGTGCAGTTTACCTGTAACGTTTGGCGGTGGGATAACAACCGTATAAGGTTCCTTATTCACATCACCTGTCGCTTCAAAAAATTTGCCTTCTACCCAATATTGAT comes from the Halobacillus shinanisalinarum genome and includes:
- a CDS encoding SDR family oxidoreductase, whose protein sequence is MNILVTGFNGKVGFEVAQKLKEKAIPIKCAVRNVEKAKLDYGDAYEFVRLDFSDSSTFDTALNQIDKIFLIYPPGDKIEFERFLHQAKQKGIKHIVYLSVKDVQFLPFIHHFKNEKLLKRLGVPYTFIRAGYFMQNLNDFLGDEIKERQRIFIPAGKGKTSFVDTRDLAEVAMIALQDTENHQNNKYVITGDEALDFYRVADIMTEVLHVNIEYTNPSVKEFKGFMLEKGVKEEFINVVIGIHFPTKLGLAKGITYDYEKITNKKPTEIKTYIKDYKGNWM
- the radC gene encoding RadC family protein produces the protein MSETSIMIKDVPKQDRPRERLIELGATHLSNQELLAILLGSGTRQESVTSLAQRLLIHFEGVMLLKDATIEELTAIRGIGSAKAVLILSAIELGRRIQQMKPVERYMIRSPEDGADFVMEEMRELKQEHFIVLFLNTKNQVLHRQTIFIGSLNASIVHPREVFKEAVKRSAASIICAHNHPSGDPTPSQEDIHVTRRLQECGKMIGIELLDHLVIGDRKFISLKEKGYL
- a CDS encoding Maf family protein — encoded protein: MPRLVLGSASPRRKELMKQVGFTFEVRPSLYDEVIPEDTHPEDVVQYLAEQKNQAIPSSTNEVVVTADTVVCQGGQVLGKPKSYKDAYSMLKQLSGKRHSVYTGVSIRDFNHWVSFAVCTNVYLLSLSQAKMEWYLGKEESWDKAGSYGIQGAGALLVEKIEGDYNNVVGLPMSRLARELDTFMIKPG
- a CDS encoding prepilin peptidase; amino-acid sequence: MENTFIVYFFILGLVLGSFFNVVGLRVPKGELFTQKRSYCPKCLHKLTWLELIPLLSYLLLNGRCRYCNRDIPKMYPIMESVSGLTFMCSYLILGFQRELVLALLLMSLFHIIIVSDLNYMIIPDKVLLFFLVPIIIYRTFTPLTPWWSSLLGVFVGIAGTGLIIIISRGGMGGGDMKLFGLIGLAMGTNLLLLSFFLATVLATIASIWLLITRVISKKNPIPFAPFIVAGTTIAFYSGTLIIDWYVIRFF
- a CDS encoding bifunctional folylpolyglutamate synthase/dihydrofolate synthase, which translates into the protein MSMNYHDAIQWIHSREKFKIKPGLKRMEWMMEKLGHPEQKLISIHLAGTNGKGSTLTFLRNLLQEQGCTVGTFTSPYITRFNERISINGLPIDDEDLASLVMDVQPLADELGDTEWGEPTEFEVITAIAILYFSRQPLDFVLFETGLGGRLDSTNIILPVLSMITNIGLDHMAILGDSYEQIAYEKAGIIKEDVPVITGAEREDVIEVIQQQAAMQHAPLDIIGESFHYQHETSSDHGEVFSFSTAGYQSPPYVTKMMGVHQVKNASLALFAMEVLKELGYKVERELYAGGIESARWPARFEKVSGQPLVILDGAHNQEGTQALVDTMKRHYSDRKIIILYSALRDKPVKKMVAQLEEIANEMWFTQFDFPKAMQAEEIAWLSTSHTKHVCIDGNRAVEGICRSMNEKDVLLITGSLYFISEIRKNFERKGPL
- a CDS encoding valine--tRNA ligase gives rise to the protein MEQRDVTMPTKYDPAAIEKDRYQYWVEGKFFEATGDVNKEPYTVVIPPPNVTGKLHLGHAWDTTLQDILTRVKRMQGYDVLWLPGMDHAGIATQAKVEAKLKEQGTTRYDLGRENFLEKSWEWKKEYAQFIRTQWEKLGLGLDYSRERFTLDDGLSEAVKEVFVKLYEKDLIYRGEYIINWDPATKTALSDIEVEYKDVQGAFYHMRYPLKEGEGSIEIATTRPETMLGDTAIAVHPEDERYKHLIGKKAVLPIIGRELDIVADDYVDMEFGSGAVKITPAHDPNDFEIGNRHNLERVLVMNEDGTMNEKAEKYQGMDRFDCRKQIVKHLQGEGVLFEIEDHLHSVGHSERSGAVVEPYLSTQWFVNMEPLAKEAIKLQGSDDKVSFVPDRFEKTYLRWMENIRDWCISRQLWWGHRIPAWYHKETGEIHVGKQAPEDSENWEQDEDVLDTWFSSALWPFSTMGWPGEDSEDFKRFFPTNVLVTGYDIIFFWVSRMIFQSIEFTDRRPFEDVLIHGLVRDAEGRKMSKSLGNGVDPMDVIEKYGADSLRYFLSTGSAPGQDLRFQWEKVESTWNFANKIWNASRFALMNMGDLTYEEIDITGEKSVADDWILTRLNETIEQVTRNIDRYEFGEAGRHLYNFIWDEFCDWYIEMAKLPLYGEDEARIHTTRSILAYTLDQIMRMLHPFMPFITEEIWQHLPHEGESITQAAWPQVKEEFHNETAVQEMERLVSIIRSVRNIRAEVDTPMSKEIQLMVQAKDDTVVAELEKNRSYLERFCNPSELVIATELKAPEKAMSAVITGAELYLPLAGLINIDDEIKRLEKERQKWDKEVERVQKKLSNEGFVSKAPEQVVEEERTKEQDYLDKRAKVEARMKELKA